In Colletotrichum higginsianum IMI 349063 chromosome 1, whole genome shotgun sequence, the DNA window TTCACTATCAGCTCGCTGCTACAAAAGTAAGAGTACCTCACATCCATGCAATGAACAAGCTGCTGACATCAGGCAGGGATACGAACTCGGTCTCAGACCCCAGACAGGCCGGTCGTTGGCCCCAAAACAGAGCAGAGGTGTAACACAGTTCGTAGAAGTATGGCATGCCGGAGACAAAAATCGTAAGGTTCAGTCTCTCAAGCTGCGGTGGAGAATCTCATACAAGGTTGGAGCGGAGTCGAAGAACGAAATGGGTGAGATTCCCGAGTTCAGCATCGCGTGATGAGACATAACCTCAGGTGGAGATGTGGGAAAGGGGATGTGCCCATAAGCTTTGGTAGATGTTTGGCACATGGCCACGTATGCAGAAAAGAGATTTAGAGTCTAGGGTATTCAAGAAGGCTGAGGAGGCAGTAGCGGTTGCCTCCCCTCCAGTAGTTGTCCACAATAGCAGGCCTCTCAATTTGAGTGATATCTCTTTCCTGTGCTAGTCCTCCAAGCAAAGTCCAGATGAAATTGAAGCGGCCCAGCCATTGGAAAGACGGATAGGCTATGGCTAGTAGCTCCTTGTGCCGCATCTATAAAGGGCCTCATAGGACATTCTGCTAGAGATGGCCTACCCTCTATCTATCAAAAAAACCCATCGTTTCTCTCTTCGACCTTGGCCGAGCGGTTTCAAGATAGCGGCGTTAAAGCGCGGCAGTGAGCTGAGATTTGCAGAGCCTTGTGTTCGCTACTCAGTGTAAGCAGCCTTGTACGATGTTTGAAGCCTTGGACGGCCGAGTTTAGCATGTGAAGAGACTAGCGCAAATCTTTTGCGTTTTTGATACTGGAAAGAATTGACCTAAACAGTGTTTTGAGTTTTTTCAAGATACTTTTTGCATCAATAGTTTTTCGTTGCTGCGAAGAAAGTTGTTACTATGATGCTTATGATGATTCTCAAGGAATCTAAGGGGTTTTTTCTTATTTTTAGAGCGGGGGCGGTGTTGGAAAACCGCGGCTACAAGGCATGAGGCCCATGAGGGTGGTCGAGGATTGCCAGACGGAACGGGGGACGACGGCATTGGCGATGTTCATGGTGAGCATAGTTACGGGGCCGTAGTGGGGCTCTTTTTTGGGGGTTCCCACGGGCCGGGAACGCAATATGTGGAGTTTGCGCCCGCTGCCTGCCAGGCACTAAAAGTGCACGTCCGCCGCCGGATGACCTCAGAGTTCCAGCCGGATTTTCCCCCTGAAAGCTTGATCACCACCATCTAGCACAAGCTCCTCGAGAAGTCCGATTGCTCGCCCACCCTATTCCAGCGAGGCCATCCCCGGTTTGCAGCCACGAAGGTGCCGCCGCACTTGCCACGCGTGGGAGTCTGAGTACCCGACGCGCTCTGCCAGACACGATCCTCCCGCGCTTGATACGACGGACTCCTGCGCAGACGGGCTATTCGATCACCGGCAAAAAGAAGAACCCCCTTCGAGCCGTACCTAATCAAAATAAAACACGGACCCCAAAATGGgctcggacgacgagcacCGCGTCCATCGTGCGCGGCGCagccgcctcgacgacgacggaagAGACGAAGAAAGACGGCGCAGAGACCCCGCAGACCGCGAAAGCCACCGGCGCAGGCGAAGCAAAGGCCGAGACCACGGGCGCGAACGCGGACACGAACGCGGTTCCGACAGACATAGAGAAAAACGGGGGTCTCGATCACGGGAGCGTCGCGAGAGACGCCGCTCGCGCACCCCCGACCCTTCCACACGGCAGCGCCCCCGCTCCCGTTCACGAGACCGCTCACGAGACCGCGACAGAGAACGGCGCAGACGACGATCTCccgacgcggacggcgacgccggcggaAAAGAGCTTAcccgtcaccatcgccgccgccaccgcgaATCCTCCGTCTCCGACTCGGGGTCCGACGCCGCAAAACGCAAACGGCCCGCCCCCGCCAgccccctccgccgcgcGGGGCCGCTCCCGGACCAGAACGCCTCTTTCGCAGTCTCCAACGGCGAGGAGCCCGAGAAGCCCAAAGAGAAGCCGAACCTCCGCACGACGGGCCTcctcgcggcggcctccaactcggtgcagcaggccgacggcACCTCCATCGTGCTGAAATACCACGAGCCCGCCGAGGCGCGGAAGCCGCCAGCAAAGGACCAGTGGAGGCTCTTCATCTTCAAGGGGGCCGACATTATCGACACGGTGGACCTGAGCGCGCGGAGCTGCTGGCTCGTCGGACGCGAGGCGGCGGTCGTGGACCTCATGGCGGAACACCCGAGCATCAGCAAGCAGCACGCCGTGATCCAGTTCCGGCACGTCGAGAAGAGGAACGAGTTTGGCGACCGCATCGGCAAGGTCAAGCCGTACCTGATCGACCTGGAGAGCGCCAACGGGACGGTGCTGAACGGGGACAAGGTTGCGGATAGTCGGTACTATGAGTTGAGGGATAAGGACATGGTCAAGCTGGGACACAGCACGCGGGAGTACGTCATCATGCTGGCGCCAAAGGAATAGATCAGGTCGCGAGGATTGTTCAGCCCAGGAAGTGCGCGGCATCACCTTGCAGCAAACAGGCGGTTTACGCCAAACACTCGTTTTCGAGATCGCACGAGGGGGAAATCGTTTCGGAATAGGCCGAAACAGAATCAACGAGCAAAGGAACGCCACAtgactactactactattactactatgCGCTGTTATTCCACGAGAACAATGCAAAGGAATACGCTAAGCCTCCGAAAAACGACTTTTCCCTGTACAAATCAGACGCGCCAACTCTACCATGTCCTGTCTTGATGTATCTGAACGCCGAGCCCCCTTCTCCTGTTGTGGTTTTGCTTACGGCCCGGCCCTCTCGAAAGAACATATTCTAGAGCGCGAACCACCAGTCACTCTTTTCTCATCTGTCCCGAACTGACCCCCAGTCTAATGTACGCTGGTTCTGGGAGATGACTCGCCACCGCCATTGGCCCTCACCTGGCGCGAAAACTCGACTGCTTCCTCGGACCTTCGATGAATGGGGTTCCCATCTTTATGGACTCACCGCTGGTCAGCTTCCGCGACATCGAAGGACAGGTCGCCGAACTCGATGATTCTGCCACTCTTGAGCCGGATGCCCCCAGACCCAGATCGAGCCATATTCTCACCGCCTGAGCTACTTCGGGGGCTCGTCAATGGACTCTCTCGCGCCGCTTCGAAATTGGGTACTTGACCCATAGGCAGTATACCAGGTACGTTGTTACCCCCCCAAAATGCCTCGTCAACGGGACGTCCGCTCTGCCCTCGTCCCCAGACAACAGAGGGTGTCTGATCCATGTCCATCGGTGCAAGCCGTGGAGAAGGCTCCGTCTCAATCATGGAGGGCGCTCGAGCGCGGAGCAAAGCCGACCTAATACTTCCGCTATTACTGCTCACGGAAGTGCCTGTCGAGTCTGTCACTGCCGCGAGTTGAGAGTTGGAGCTCGGATTCCTAGACATGGGCTGCGATGAGTATCCAATCGGCGGCGGTGCATCGGTAGAACTACTTTGCAACGTAGTTGCAGGCGTTGAGACATTCAGACCGTCGCGACCGAGAACAGTGTTGGATCTTGCAAGAACCTCGCTATAGGGCTCCCTGTCATTCCATGGGTatggcggccgagatggtgCTACATCTTGTTGAACAAGGGCATCATGTCGTAAGATGCTCGTTTGATCCGTGACGATTGACAGTTCTGGCGGATAGAATGCCGGGTGTTGTGATCCTGGGCTGGAGCTTGCCGTCCTGGTACCCCTGCGAGGCATTTCCGGGAAGCGTTCAACAGACCGAGAGGCAGGTGGCACTGTGTCTAACGACTTGCTCGACCTGTCGAGTGTTGTTCTCTCCTTTTCAAGTTCTTTTTGACGCCTGGTTCCGCTAACAGATTCGGTCACGCGGCGTAACAAATTTGTGATGTATGGGTGTCGGGGCAGGTGTAGTTCTTGTTTTTGTGGTGGTGCTAGGGGTCTGCCCGCCGGAGGTCGGTCTCTGGAATCGATCGTATGTGGGGGTGTGTTCTCCTTCATTCTTTGCGCGATGGAAAGGGACACGCTATCGATCGTCCGCAGGCTATTGACTGAAAGAACATCGTCGTAGGTGGCTGCTCTATCAATGCTCCCTGCCCTCGATGGTGGCGTGGAGAACGTAGGACTCGATTTTGTCTCGTCTTCAACGGCAGTTCCGGACACAACATTGGCGTAGCTGGACTTGCCCAAGACTGACAATGGTTTCGCGGCGGTACCTGTGCTGGAACTTCTGCTTTTGTCGTGGATGTAACCGCCACCTCGAGGTGGAGGGGGTGACGCTTTCTTGATGTGCATGAGCGAGGCCGATGCTTCGCTCGTGGCAGTTAATCCCGAATGTCTGGAAgatcttcctcctcttgaAGATTGAGGTGGCGTGATGAGACCACGGGCGGACTCCCGACTGATGCTGACGCGGGGATCGTTGGCAGTCGCGGCCGTTTCCCTCAGTGCTCCCCTTCGATCGTCATAGCGCCGCTGCTCTTGTTTCCTTGCAGAGCGGTGCCTAGAAATAATAGTCCACTCTCGTTCGGAGGCATCGGGGTACGATCCCTCGATCACATCTGGGGGATATGGAGTAATGGTCCGGCCCTCGGATCTTTCGTCTTCATTCCGAGGCTCACGATCCTCGGGGAAAGAGAGATAGGGCATATGAAAATGATTTGGGTCAATGAAGGTGAGGGAAGACTCCGGTTCGGCATTTTCGAAAGGGCAGGTGGGATTCAATAAATCCTCGCCACCAGAAGTGTCTGTCGAACGTGACGACACACTGTTCGCGTGCTCGAAGACAGAGGCGTGTCTGACAGTCTCGTTTCCATCTACGATGTCTGTTGAAATGGTTTTTTGCAACTCATCGATTTCGCCAGGAAGCCTTGAGAGTCGTTCTGCGAGGTCGTTTCTAGCCGAAATCAAGTCTGCTGTACTTTCTCTTTCTCATAACATCAGCCTCTTATCAAGCAAGCCAGAAGAATCAAAGCAGCATAAATATGGAGAAGAGAGGAGTCGGGGGAAATGGAGCGGTACGCCGGTGGTGGAATCGTAGACACGACAACTGTCGTGGGTGTGGATAAACTTACTGTTGCAGGTTGGTCTGGCCCCTAGCTTTTTCAGAGATATTCGAATGCTTGTAACGATCGAGATGCTCCATCAACTTCTTTCCATGCCTTATGTATTGCCGGTAGTCGTCAGGCAAGCCTGTGTCAGAATCCTGATTTATTCTGGCATCAGCTTCGTCAAATGAGTGACAGAAGACACGAACTGCGCGCTCCAGCCAGAACTCCAACTGTTCCTCTTCAgcaagaagctcgacgaAGAATGCTTGGACAATGCTGTGGACACGAAGAGTGTCCAAGGGCTCAGGGGTGAGGTCGACGCTTTGACGCGAGCTTTGCGAGCTTGAGGAAGGATCATCCGTCTCGTTCCGCTCCACGAGAGCGAAATTGATTAAAGTGACGAACGTCTGCGTCAAGCTTCGCTTGTGGCGAGCGGTAGCCGTCTTCACCGGCGTTCGCTTGTCGAGGGCCTTGAGCCCAAGTACCAGCATCTCGACTGGCATCGATTGGCTAAAGAAAGAGAGTATGTATATGAGATTCAGCGCAGTGATGTCACCTCGTTTCTGCAGCTGGTCTCGAATTGTCTTGTAGGCCGGAAGAACTCCCACTTTCGGCGTATCCCGAAACGACTTCAAATACTTTGCAAGGGGCTCTCGCGTGGCGTTCATCTGTAGTGCAGCAGCATGGATCATCAATGGTAGACGACCCATCAGCTGAACCAGGTCTTGGGCCCGCCTGAGATCATCAATCGTGTATGGCTGCTTCTTTCCCATctcctcgagcagcagctctTGCGCATCCTGGACCGGAAGTAGACCCAGCTTCAGGATGCTAGGGTTATCCAGTCGATATGCACCAGGCTCGGCGCGCTCGGTTGACGTGTAGATGAGGCTGCTGTTTGGTCTATCGGGTATAAAGTCGAGCACAGCGTCGTCACCGAACCGAATGCCGTCGAATACTAGTAGCCAGTTTTCTGACTCGTTGAACCAACTCCTTACAATCTCCACCATCTTTTGGGGGTTCGACAagtccttcttttcttcttgaGCGGCCATGCCCCTGATAGCCTCGGTTTTGGCGATACGCCAAAAACCGTCCTCCATGTCTTGCAGCGTGGTCGATCGAATCCAGTATATGCCACCTGGATAGTCTTCTTTGTGGTTGAACACATACTGACGAGCCAAGTGTGTCTTGCCAGCCCCGGGAATGCCCTGGACGAGCACGGCAGAGGTACCCTCTGATCGTCTCCTGGGGTCCGTCAACAGCTTGTGGAGACTGTGCAGTTCGTCTTTGCGCCCCTTGAAGAACGAATTCGGCCGGAACCGGTCAGGGTGGACAAAAAGAGGGCGTGGAGTCGAGGTTTCCCGCACTGAGCCCGACGGAGAGTAGTAGTATGTAGTGCTGGTAATTCCAGTTGGTGATGCGACTTCAGTAACTTGAGCGATTCTGGTATCTGCCGAAGTATTAGGCTCGACTGTCTCAACTGTTTTACCGCATGTTGCACCTCTGGCTGTTGACACAAGACTCTCTAGTTCAGTGATCACATGGGAAGCGTCAAACAAGAGTTGGGGTCACCTGAAAGAGCTAGCTCTAGGAAAGGGGATGGAGGGCAATTACCTGGCAAAGATATTTCCGTGGGGCTTCTATAGCCACGCGTCCTCTCAGCGGCCTCAGATTGCGCTCTCACACTCCTGTTGTTACTTTCGATCTCCCAACGAGTCCGTATCACTGTCGGGGCTTCTTCTGCCCAGTCCCGTATGGCAGTCGATACATTTCTGTACCCGGGCGCACTGGCGCTGTCGTATTTGCACATGCCGGAATGAGTGGCCTCGATGCCGTAGTAAATGACGCCTGGTAGTTGCGGGCCTGCCGATGCTGTGTCTACTACTATCATTCTACGATCATTTAAATGTGTCAGCCAAATCACTGTACGCAGTTGGAACTTGTCATGTTGGCTGCTTTGAGCATTTTCAAGGTAATGAAAAAAGAAACGAAAAGGCACTCGAGCGAGAAAAGGGAAGGGTGAAAAGTAACAGAAGATACGGCGATGAACATGAAATGTGAGAGCAAAAAAGGACGAAAAGTGATACAGATTGTGCTTAGAAAGAGCAATGGTAGACACAATAGCAAAACTTGAGGGAGGAAAAAGTCAAACGACGGAGGAGCAAGAGAAATGAGAAAACCAGTCTTTCAAAGAAAGTTTTCGGAATGCAGATACGGTATTCGACAGAGGCAGAAACGAATTGACTTACTTTGTGCCTTTGACATCCGTCTTGTGGTTTTCGTGGGCCATGTGGATCTTGAAACGCTGGTAGATATCGAGAAAGTGATTGCTGATGGATTCCAGGGTTTCATTGTCTCTCTTCAAGGTTTTGAGGAGGATCGACTCGCTTTCGAACACTTTTCTGGGTGCGATGGCATCTGCCATTCTCTGCAAGACGAGCCCCCACGTTGCCATGTCCGAACCGGCGTGGGGAGTGCCCAGAAAGATGATGCCATAGGTCGAGATGAAGATAGACCTGGCGTCCTCTTGGTTTCTGTCTGTAACGTCGTTGGAGTAGAGAAGAGCACGCTTGACGAGAAGACCGCCGAGGCTGTGCGCCACAAAGATGATGGGATTTCTGGACGTCCGCTCGCTCTTGCGGTAAAGGGTGAGGTTGGTGACTAGAGT includes these proteins:
- a CDS encoding LipA and NB-ARC domain-containing protein, with protein sequence MRKRKLPGEIDELQKTISTDIVDGNETVRHASVFEHANSVSSRSTDTSGGEDLLNPTCPFENAEPESSLTFIDPNHFHMPYLSFPEDREPRNEDERSEGRTITPYPPDVIEGSYPDASEREWTIISRHRSARKQEQRRYDDRRGALRETAATANDPRVSISRESARGLITPPQSSRGGRSSRHSGLTATSEASASLMHIKKASPPPPRGGGYIHDKSRSSSTGTAAKPLSVLGKSSYANVVSGTAVEDETKSSPTFSTPPSRAGSIDRAATYDDVLSVNSLRTIDSVSLSIAQRMKENTPPHTIDSRDRPPAGRPLAPPQKQELHLPRHPYITNLLRRVTESVSGTRRQKELEKERTTLDRSSKSLDTVPPASRSVERFPEMPRRGTRTASSSPGSQHPAFYPPELSIVTDQTSILRHDALVQQDVAPSRPPYPWNDREPYSEVLARSNTVLGRDGLNVSTPATTLQSSSTDAPPPIGYSSQPMSRNPSSNSQLAAVTDSTGTSVSSNSGSIRSALLRARAPSMIETEPSPRLAPMDMDQTPSVVWGRGQSGRPVDEAFWGGNNVPGILPMGQVPNFEAARESPLTSPRSSSGGENMARSGSGGIRLKSGRIIEFGDLSFDVAEADQR
- a CDS encoding LipA and NB-ARC domain-containing protein, which codes for MGSINKQISRYEITAVFTHPDAIVDVVLVHGLNGDPQRTWSSLDGKGVFWPADLLPQSLGKIRANILVYGYNADVYTTSKSRKSASNNFISQHAQTLVTNLTLYRKSERTSRNPIIFVAHSLGGLLVKRALLYSNDVTDRNQEDARSIFISTYGIIFLGTPHAGSDMATWGLVLQRMADAIAPRKVFESESILLKTLKRDNETLESISNHFLDIYQRFKIHMAHENHKTDVKGTKMIVVDTASAGPQLPGVIYYGIEATHSGMCKYDSASAPGYRNVSTAIRDWAEEAPTVIRTRWEIESNNRSVRAQSEAAERTRGYRSPTEISLPARGATCGKTVETVEPNTSADTRIAQVTEVASPTGITSTTYYYSPSGSVRETSTPRPLFVHPDRFRPNSFFKGRKDELHSLHKLLTDPRRRSEGTSAVLVQGIPGAGKTHLARQYVFNHKEDYPGGIYWIRSTTLQDMEDGFWRIAKTEAIRGMAAQEEKKDLSNPQKMVEIVRSWFNESENWLLVFDGIRFGDDAVLDFIPDRPNSSLIYTSTERAEPGAYRLDNPSILKLGLLPVQDAQELLLEEMGKKQPYTIDDLRRAQDLVQLMGRLPLMIHAAALQMNATREPLAKYLKSFRDTPKVGVLPAYKTIRDQLQKRGDITALNLIYILSFFSQSMPVEMLVLGLKALDKRTPVKTATARHKRSLTQTFVTLINFALVERNETDDPSSSSQSSRQSVDLTPEPLDTLRVHSIVQAFFVELLAEEEQLEFWLERAVRVFCHSFDEADARINQDSDTGLPDDYRQYIRHGKKLMEHLDRYKHSNISEKARGQTNLQQ
- a CDS encoding Fha domain protein, with protein sequence MGSDDEHRVHRARRSRLDDDGRDEERRRRDPADRESHRRRRSKGRDHGRERGHERGSDRHREKRGSRSRERRERRRSRTPDPSTRQRPRSRSRDRSRDRDRERRRRRSPDADGDAGGKELTRHHRRRHRESSVSDSGSDAAKRKRPAPASPLRRAGPLPDQNASFAVSNGEEPEKPKEKPNLRTTGLLAAASNSVQQADGTSIVLKYHEPAEARKPPAKDQWRLFIFKGADIIDTVDLSARSCWLVGREAAVVDLMAEHPSISKQHAVIQFRHVEKRNEFGDRIGKVKPYLIDLESANGTVLNGDKVADSRYYELRDKDMVKLGHSTREYVIMLAPKE